In one Halosimplex halophilum genomic region, the following are encoded:
- a CDS encoding thiolase domain-containing protein, with protein sequence MSHPRVTGVGLTDFGEHSERTGRDLFAEAGLAALDDSGVDPGDVEALFYGNFMGELAEHQGHQAPLMAEAVGLDVPATRYEAACASSGAAVREAVRHLRSGEADVILVGGSERMTNIGTAGATDALSIAADDLYEIRAGMTFPGAYALMARAYFREFGGAREDLAHVAVKNHDHALPNEHAQLRKEISVEDALEAPMVADPLGLYDACPITDGASAAVLTSAEYAAEHDLDATVAVTGTGQGGDNLALHDRENLARSPAAAKAADEAYEDAGLGPADVDIAEVHDCFTIAEVLAIESLGLYDPGEGIAAAREGETHATGETPVNLSGGLKAKGHPVGATGVAQVVSLARVLEGDSAWADDVGDARVGVAHNAGGTVASATVHVLEVVE encoded by the coding sequence ATGAGCCACCCACGCGTCACCGGCGTCGGGTTGACCGACTTCGGGGAGCACTCCGAGCGGACGGGCCGGGACCTGTTCGCGGAGGCCGGCCTGGCGGCGCTCGACGACTCGGGGGTCGACCCCGGCGACGTCGAGGCGCTATTTTATGGTAACTTCATGGGCGAACTCGCCGAACACCAGGGCCACCAGGCCCCGCTGATGGCCGAGGCCGTCGGCCTCGACGTGCCGGCGACACGCTACGAGGCCGCCTGCGCCTCCAGCGGCGCGGCGGTCCGCGAGGCGGTCAGACACCTCCGCAGCGGCGAGGCGGACGTGATCCTCGTCGGGGGGAGCGAGCGCATGACGAACATCGGCACCGCCGGCGCGACGGACGCCCTCTCGATCGCCGCCGACGACCTCTACGAGATCCGCGCCGGGATGACCTTCCCCGGCGCCTACGCGCTGATGGCCCGGGCGTACTTCCGGGAGTTCGGCGGCGCCCGCGAGGACCTCGCCCACGTCGCCGTCAAGAACCACGACCACGCACTCCCGAACGAACACGCTCAGCTCCGCAAGGAGATCAGCGTCGAGGACGCCCTGGAGGCCCCGATGGTCGCCGACCCGCTGGGGCTGTACGACGCCTGCCCGATCACCGACGGCGCCAGCGCCGCCGTCCTGACCAGCGCCGAGTACGCCGCGGAACACGACCTCGACGCCACGGTCGCCGTCACCGGGACCGGCCAGGGCGGCGACAACCTCGCGCTGCACGACCGGGAGAACCTCGCCCGGTCGCCCGCGGCCGCGAAGGCCGCCGACGAGGCCTACGAGGACGCCGGCCTCGGCCCGGCGGACGTGGACATCGCCGAGGTCCACGACTGTTTCACCATCGCCGAGGTGCTCGCTATCGAGTCGCTGGGCCTGTACGACCCCGGCGAGGGCATCGCCGCGGCCCGCGAGGGCGAGACCCACGCGACCGGCGAGACGCCCGTCAACCTCTCGGGCGGGCTGAAGGCCAAGGGCCACCCCGTCGGCGCGACCGGCGTCGCGCAGGTCGTCTCGCTGGCGAGGGTCCTGGAGGGCGACTCCGCCTGGGCCGACGACGTGGGCGACGCCCGCGTCGGCGTCGCGCACAACGCGGGCGGCACCGTCGCGAGCGCGACCGTCCACGTCCTGGAGGTGGTAGAATGA
- a CDS encoding Zn-ribbon domain-containing OB-fold protein produces MSDKARDGAFDDWLDSVEDGEGYYVECENGHGWLPPRRVCPDCGSRELSETPLPDAGEVATYTEVSVATPQFSADTPYVTAIVDYGPVRVTGLLRGVDPDEVEVGMPVGVGVGERETTGDRAVVFRPR; encoded by the coding sequence ATGAGCGACAAAGCCAGGGACGGCGCGTTCGACGACTGGCTCGACAGCGTCGAGGACGGCGAGGGGTACTACGTCGAGTGCGAGAACGGCCACGGCTGGCTCCCGCCGCGGCGGGTCTGCCCCGACTGCGGGAGCCGCGAGCTCTCGGAGACGCCGCTGCCCGACGCCGGCGAGGTGGCGACCTACACCGAGGTGTCGGTCGCGACGCCGCAGTTCAGCGCCGACACCCCCTACGTCACCGCCATCGTCGACTACGGCCCCGTCCGCGTGACCGGCCTGCTCCGCGGCGTCGACCCCGACGAGGTCGAGGTGGGGATGCCCGTCGGGGTCGGCGTGGGCGAGCGCGAGACCACCGGCGACCGCGCGGTCGTCTTCCGTCCGCGGTAG
- a CDS encoding HpcH/HpaI aldolase family protein — protein MVDDHRGNAVRDRIEAGEVALGVLDNTYSPTLVEFYGELGVDFVWLDFEHGGPSPWDATAMEDLLRAAEGTGTEVLARVPTTEPALVRKVLDAGVRNVFLSRVSGVEEVERAARATRFEYDGEPGDRGMANPRARRWGLADDYVATEDEEVFFGVTVENSEAVDAIDDIVAVPELDFVFAGPLDLSVSLGHPGELDHPEVEEGIERIRSTAVESDVALGGLGFGMDDVNEKAEEGYQMLHVGSTTGAVKSAVDGWLGGFDGPRSADPE, from the coding sequence ATGGTCGACGACCACCGCGGGAACGCAGTCAGGGACCGCATCGAGGCCGGCGAGGTCGCGCTGGGCGTCCTCGACAACACGTACAGCCCGACGCTCGTCGAGTTCTACGGCGAACTCGGCGTCGACTTCGTCTGGCTCGACTTCGAACACGGCGGCCCCAGCCCGTGGGACGCGACCGCGATGGAGGACCTGCTGCGGGCCGCCGAGGGGACGGGAACCGAGGTCCTCGCGCGCGTGCCGACGACCGAGCCCGCGCTGGTCCGGAAGGTGCTGGACGCGGGCGTCCGGAACGTCTTCCTCTCGCGGGTCAGCGGCGTCGAGGAGGTCGAGCGCGCCGCGCGGGCGACCCGGTTCGAGTACGACGGCGAACCGGGCGACCGCGGCATGGCCAACCCCCGGGCGCGGCGCTGGGGGCTGGCCGACGACTACGTCGCCACCGAGGACGAGGAGGTCTTCTTCGGCGTGACCGTCGAGAACAGCGAGGCCGTCGACGCCATCGACGACATCGTCGCCGTGCCGGAACTGGACTTCGTCTTCGCCGGCCCGCTCGACCTGTCCGTCTCGCTGGGCCACCCCGGCGAACTCGACCACCCGGAGGTCGAGGAGGGCATCGAGCGGATCCGCTCGACGGCGGTCGAGTCGGACGTGGCGCTGGGCGGACTGGGTTTCGGGATGGACGACGTGAACGAGAAGGCCGAGGAGGGCTACCAGATGCTCCACGTCGGGAGCACGACCGGCGCCGTGAAGTCGGCGGTCGACGGGTGGCTCGGCGGGTTCGACGGGCCGCGGTCGGCGGACCCGGAGTAG
- a CDS encoding thioredoxin family protein, translating into MVALDSEEDALDRGDAAPDFELPGVDGETHTLDDFADSDALLVVFTCNHCPYARAKFDELNALADEYDDAAVVGINPNDAEEYPEDSFEKMVEYVESGNVQYDAYLRDESQEVAAEYGAACTPDPFLFAREDGEFRLAYHGRLDDALNPDDEPTEREMKQLIDRVLAGEAIDDEFKPSRGCSIKWRDE; encoded by the coding sequence ATGGTCGCACTCGACTCCGAGGAGGACGCGCTCGACCGCGGCGACGCCGCACCGGACTTCGAACTGCCCGGCGTCGACGGGGAGACCCACACGCTCGACGACTTCGCCGACAGCGACGCCCTGCTGGTGGTGTTCACCTGCAACCACTGCCCGTACGCCCGGGCGAAGTTCGACGAGCTGAACGCCCTGGCCGACGAGTACGACGACGCGGCCGTCGTCGGGATCAACCCCAACGACGCCGAGGAGTACCCGGAGGACTCCTTCGAGAAGATGGTCGAGTACGTCGAGAGCGGGAACGTCCAGTACGACGCCTACCTGCGCGACGAGAGCCAGGAAGTCGCGGCGGAGTACGGCGCGGCCTGCACGCCGGACCCGTTCCTGTTCGCCCGCGAGGACGGCGAGTTCCGCCTGGCGTACCACGGCCGGCTGGACGACGCGCTGAACCCCGACGACGAGCCCACCGAGCGGGAGATGAAACAGCTCATCGACCGCGTGCTCGCCGGCGAGGCGATCGACGACGAGTTCAAACCGAGTCGGGGCTGCTCGATCAAGTGGAGAGACGAGTAG
- a CDS encoding sialidase family protein, which produces MTRSHDGDVLYAPPDDAPAAGAMYPRVERLDHDGASGETLLATFEHYASADPDCTDPFADEYDGSVPDDRPYFPVYRSTDGGETWEPFSAIRDTQNGWGLRYQPVLFELPQSVGPWDAGTILAAGNSIPDDRSRTSIDVYASEDGGRSWSHVSAVAEGGRAVPQADETPVWEPELALDAGGDLVCYFADERHREGGYDQLVGHRRSVDGGQTWDEEVFDAAVPNGADRPGMPVVARLPDGRYVLTFEVVGPTHEGAIFVKTSPDGRDWGDPADLGSPVRTAEGHRLTNGPYVTWTPAGGSDGTVVASAKTLRTDDGEQAPGSGRTLLATADFAEFADWSPVEAPLAFADEFDTGHGTVGWTTPLVPVAGGEELLQMTSTHVADGRCEIRYASASLGLD; this is translated from the coding sequence ATGACCCGATCACACGACGGGGACGTACTGTACGCGCCGCCCGACGACGCGCCGGCCGCGGGCGCGATGTACCCCCGTGTCGAGCGGCTGGACCACGACGGCGCTAGCGGCGAGACGCTGCTGGCGACGTTCGAACACTACGCGAGCGCCGATCCCGACTGCACCGACCCGTTCGCCGACGAGTACGACGGGTCGGTCCCGGACGACCGGCCGTACTTCCCGGTCTACCGAAGCACCGACGGCGGGGAGACGTGGGAGCCGTTCTCGGCGATCCGCGACACCCAAAACGGCTGGGGGCTGCGCTACCAGCCCGTGCTGTTCGAACTCCCGCAATCGGTCGGTCCCTGGGACGCGGGGACGATACTGGCCGCGGGCAACTCGATCCCCGACGACCGCTCGCGGACGAGCATCGACGTGTACGCCAGCGAGGACGGCGGCCGTTCGTGGTCGCACGTCAGCGCGGTCGCCGAGGGCGGGCGCGCGGTCCCGCAGGCCGACGAGACGCCGGTCTGGGAACCAGAACTCGCGCTCGACGCCGGCGGCGACCTGGTCTGTTACTTCGCCGACGAGCGCCACCGCGAGGGGGGCTACGACCAGCTCGTCGGCCACCGGCGCTCGGTCGACGGCGGGCAGACCTGGGACGAGGAGGTGTTCGACGCGGCCGTCCCCAACGGCGCAGACCGGCCGGGGATGCCCGTCGTGGCGCGACTCCCGGACGGCCGCTACGTGTTGACTTTCGAGGTCGTCGGGCCGACCCACGAGGGGGCCATCTTCGTGAAGACCTCGCCCGACGGGCGCGACTGGGGCGACCCGGCGGACCTCGGGTCACCCGTCCGCACCGCCGAGGGTCACCGACTCACGAACGGGCCGTACGTGACGTGGACGCCCGCCGGCGGGTCCGACGGAACGGTCGTGGCGTCGGCGAAGACGCTCCGGACCGACGACGGCGAGCAGGCCCCCGGAAGTGGGCGGACACTCCTGGCGACGGCCGACTTCGCGGAGTTCGCCGACTGGAGTCCCGTCGAGGCGCCGCTGGCGTTCGCCGACGAGTTCGACACGGGCCACGGGACCGTCGGCTGGACGACGCCCCTGGTCCCCGTCGCCGGCGGGGAGGAGCTACTCCAGATGACCTCGACGCACGTCGCCGACGGTCGCTGCGAGATCCGCTACGCGTCCGCGTCGCTGGGCCTCGATTGA
- the gfo6 gene encoding D-xylose 1-dehydrogenase Gfo6 yields MGVDLDSFSARDWEEPTDADPIRFAMVGLGWWTREQTIPAVESADHCTTTVLVSSSTEKAEDVAADVEGIEATLTYEEWADGAATDAYDAVYICTPNGLHRDNVAAAAAHDKAVLCEKPLEATVEDARAAVDACREADVPLMVAYRLQTEPTARRARELIRAGAIGDVVSIVGHMSDTILDAVDETSWRFDPDLSGGTTLNDIGIYPLNTIRFILEEDPQAVYARTESEQPAYEGTDEHGAFQLEFPDGKLASCTVSHSATVTSSLRFVGTEGELTIEGLFFPNTRKVLRVSGPDIEGEYRPEPVDQMREECDYFANYLQRGLDPEPDGEHGMVDMRAIEALYESAESGQRVELDL; encoded by the coding sequence ATGGGAGTCGACCTCGACAGCTTCAGTGCCCGCGACTGGGAGGAGCCGACCGACGCCGACCCGATCCGGTTCGCCATGGTCGGGCTCGGGTGGTGGACGCGCGAGCAAACGATCCCCGCCGTCGAGAGCGCCGACCACTGCACGACGACGGTCCTGGTCAGTTCCAGCACGGAGAAGGCCGAGGACGTCGCGGCCGACGTGGAGGGGATCGAGGCGACGCTCACCTACGAGGAGTGGGCCGACGGCGCGGCCACCGACGCCTACGACGCGGTGTACATCTGTACGCCGAACGGGCTCCACCGCGACAACGTGGCGGCCGCGGCCGCACACGACAAGGCGGTCCTCTGCGAGAAGCCCCTGGAGGCGACCGTCGAGGACGCCCGTGCGGCCGTCGACGCCTGTCGCGAGGCGGACGTGCCGCTGATGGTCGCCTACCGCCTGCAGACCGAACCGACCGCTCGTCGCGCCCGGGAACTGATCCGGGCGGGCGCCATCGGCGACGTGGTCTCCATCGTCGGGCACATGTCGGACACGATCCTCGACGCCGTCGACGAGACGAGCTGGCGGTTCGACCCCGATCTTTCCGGCGGGACGACGCTCAACGACATCGGGATCTACCCGCTGAACACGATCCGGTTCATCCTGGAGGAGGACCCCCAGGCGGTGTACGCCCGGACGGAGTCCGAACAGCCGGCCTACGAGGGCACCGACGAGCACGGGGCCTTTCAGCTCGAGTTCCCAGACGGCAAGCTCGCCTCGTGTACGGTCTCCCACAGCGCCACCGTCACGTCGAGCCTCCGGTTCGTCGGCACCGAGGGCGAACTGACCATCGAGGGGCTGTTCTTCCCGAACACCCGGAAGGTGCTCCGCGTGTCCGGTCCGGACATCGAGGGCGAGTACCGGCCGGAGCCGGTCGACCAGATGCGCGAGGAGTGTGACTACTTCGCCAACTACCTCCAGCGCGGGCTCGACCCCGAACCCGACGGCGAACACGGCATGGTCGACATGCGCGCTATCGAAGCCCTCTACGAATCCGCCGAGAGCGGCCAGCGCGTCGAACTCGACCTGTGA
- the mvaD gene encoding phosphomevalonate decarboxylase MvaD, whose protein sequence is MKATAKAHPIQGLVKYHGMRDEQLRHPYHDSISLCTAPSHTKTTAEFDPALDGDEYVVDGDPVEGKGADRIRTVVDEVRDRAGIDHRVRFVSENSFPTNIGFGSSASGFAAAAMALSEAAGLDLTRPEVSAIARRGSASAARAVTGAYSHLRTGADDEDCRSERIDVADELEEEVRVVAGMVPSYKETDSAHAEAAESHMFEGRMAHIHGQIAKMRSELRDGDFHDAFERAEHDSLSLAATTMTGPSGWVYWQPRTIEIFNTVRELRAEEDLPVYFSVDTGASVYVNTTAEHVGRVEEAVAGCGVDTRVWEVGGPAAILDESEALF, encoded by the coding sequence ATGAAGGCGACCGCGAAGGCCCACCCGATCCAGGGGCTGGTCAAGTACCACGGGATGCGCGACGAACAGCTGCGACACCCGTACCACGACTCCATCAGCCTCTGCACCGCGCCGAGCCACACGAAGACGACCGCCGAGTTCGACCCCGCGCTCGACGGAGACGAGTACGTCGTCGACGGCGACCCCGTCGAGGGGAAGGGCGCCGACCGCATCCGCACCGTCGTCGACGAGGTCCGCGACCGGGCCGGTATCGACCACCGCGTCCGCTTCGTCTCGGAGAACTCCTTCCCGACGAACATCGGCTTCGGCTCCTCGGCCTCCGGGTTCGCCGCGGCCGCGATGGCCCTCTCGGAGGCCGCGGGGCTGGACCTGACTCGACCGGAGGTCTCCGCCATCGCCCGCCGTGGCTCGGCCTCGGCCGCCCGCGCGGTCACGGGCGCCTACTCGCACCTGCGCACCGGCGCCGACGACGAGGACTGCCGCTCGGAGCGCATCGACGTGGCCGACGAACTGGAGGAGGAGGTCCGCGTCGTCGCCGGGATGGTCCCCAGCTACAAGGAGACCGACTCCGCCCACGCCGAGGCCGCCGAGAGCCACATGTTCGAGGGCCGGATGGCCCACATCCACGGCCAGATCGCGAAGATGCGGAGCGAACTCCGCGACGGCGACTTCCACGACGCCTTCGAGCGCGCGGAGCACGACTCGCTGTCGCTCGCGGCGACGACGATGACCGGCCCCTCCGGGTGGGTGTACTGGCAGCCCCGCACCATCGAGATCTTCAATACGGTCCGCGAGCTGCGCGCCGAGGAGGATCTGCCGGTCTACTTCTCGGTCGACACCGGCGCGAGCGTCTACGTCAACACCACGGCCGAACACGTCGGCCGCGTCGAGGAGGCCGTCGCCGGCTGCGGCGTCGACACCCGCGTCTGGGAGGTCGGCGGCCCCGCCGCGATCCTCGACGAGAGCGAAGCGCTGTTCTGA
- a CDS encoding universal stress protein produces MYESILAPTDGSPTADRAADHALALAAALDASVEVLGVVDLDEAAGPFDAGGVDEEYRDRLETEARRSVDSVAERATDRAVETAVVEGDPAETILDRAADNDLVVLGTHGRSAVDRVLTGSTSAQVVRESPVPVVTVRETGGESATGDAAAGGDPALDYDDVLVPTDGSDAAEAAVDHGIAVADAFDATVHAVHVVDVSAVAGGAGVAAGAGGAGATAAAGGDLLEPMIENGEEATERVAERAREAGVDAVTEVGEGSPGSMLVDYVDDAGIDFVAMGTHGHSGLDRVLLGSTTERLIRNVAVPVLSVRPEDDGE; encoded by the coding sequence ATGTACGAGTCGATCCTCGCGCCCACCGACGGGAGTCCGACGGCCGACCGGGCCGCCGACCACGCGCTCGCGCTGGCCGCAGCGCTCGACGCGTCCGTAGAGGTACTCGGCGTCGTCGACCTCGACGAGGCCGCGGGGCCGTTCGACGCCGGCGGCGTCGACGAGGAGTACCGCGACCGCCTGGAGACCGAAGCGCGGCGGTCCGTCGACTCCGTGGCCGAGCGGGCCACCGACCGGGCGGTGGAGACAGCCGTCGTCGAGGGCGACCCGGCGGAGACCATCCTCGACCGGGCGGCCGACAACGACCTCGTCGTCCTCGGGACCCACGGGCGCTCGGCGGTCGACCGCGTGCTCACGGGCAGTACGAGCGCGCAGGTGGTCCGCGAGTCGCCGGTCCCGGTCGTCACGGTCAGGGAGACCGGAGGCGAGTCCGCGACCGGCGACGCGGCGGCCGGTGGCGACCCCGCTCTCGATTACGACGACGTGCTGGTGCCCACGGACGGCAGCGACGCGGCCGAGGCGGCGGTCGACCACGGGATCGCCGTCGCCGACGCCTTCGACGCCACCGTCCACGCGGTCCACGTCGTCGACGTGAGCGCGGTCGCGGGCGGCGCGGGCGTCGCGGCCGGCGCCGGCGGAGCGGGGGCGACGGCCGCGGCCGGCGGCGACCTGCTGGAACCCATGATCGAGAACGGCGAGGAGGCGACGGAACGCGTCGCCGAGCGCGCCCGCGAGGCGGGCGTCGACGCCGTCACCGAGGTCGGGGAGGGGTCGCCCGGGTCGATGCTGGTCGACTACGTCGACGACGCGGGGATCGACTTCGTGGCGATGGGGACCCACGGCCACTCCGGCCTCGACCGGGTGCTGCTGGGAAGCACGACCGAGCGGCTGATCCGCAACGTCGCCGTCCCCGTGCTGTCCGTGCGGCCCGAAGACGACGGGGAGTGA
- a CDS encoding winged helix-turn-helix domain-containing protein, translated as MPDDDPDPSADAAPEDAFALVGNETRAAILRALGERPHEGIAFSELRERVDPGMDSGQFNYHLSQLVGEFVDRGEDGYTLRSEGLALYRLVRAGSVNRRVSLDAFEIGLDCYFCGAPVEGYYDEGTFELRCPDCDHLYSHTQVPPSAVETGDRRDVLERVDQYNRHEMLAYARGVCPTCVNPLETEFVPGEAVWSEGSDRFDAFVGTDCDNCGASQYMSVGLALLYHPAVVSFFHDHGVDVTSRPHWEFEWAMTDRHLTVRSTDPWTVELAIPCEGETLELVVDEELSVEATRV; from the coding sequence ATGCCGGACGACGACCCGGACCCGTCGGCCGACGCCGCGCCGGAGGACGCCTTCGCGCTGGTCGGCAACGAGACGCGCGCGGCGATCCTCCGCGCGCTCGGCGAGCGGCCCCACGAGGGGATCGCCTTCTCCGAGCTACGCGAGCGCGTCGACCCGGGGATGGACAGCGGGCAGTTCAACTACCACCTCTCGCAGCTGGTCGGCGAGTTCGTCGACCGCGGCGAGGACGGTTACACCCTCCGCTCGGAGGGACTCGCCCTCTACCGCCTCGTCCGCGCGGGGAGCGTCAACCGCCGGGTCTCCCTCGACGCGTTCGAGATCGGACTCGACTGCTACTTCTGCGGGGCCCCGGTCGAGGGGTACTACGACGAGGGCACGTTCGAGCTTCGCTGTCCGGACTGCGACCACCTCTACTCGCACACGCAGGTGCCCCCCAGCGCCGTCGAGACGGGCGACAGACGCGACGTGCTCGAACGCGTCGACCAGTACAACCGCCACGAGATGCTCGCCTACGCCCGCGGCGTCTGCCCGACCTGCGTCAACCCCCTGGAGACCGAGTTCGTCCCCGGCGAGGCCGTCTGGAGCGAGGGCAGCGACCGGTTCGACGCCTTCGTCGGCACCGACTGCGACAACTGCGGCGCCAGCCAGTACATGTCGGTCGGCCTCGCGCTCCTCTATCACCCCGCCGTCGTCTCCTTCTTCCACGACCACGGCGTCGACGTGACGAGCCGTCCCCACTGGGAGTTCGAGTGGGCGATGACCGACCGCCACCTCACCGTCCGCTCGACCGACCCCTGGACCGTCGAACTCGCGATCCCCTGCGAGGGCGAGACCCTCGAACTCGTCGTCGACGAGGAGCTGTCCGTCGAGGCGACCCGCGTCTGA
- a CDS encoding lysylphosphatidylglycerol synthase transmembrane domain-containing protein codes for MRRILRVVVGFAVALLAVGGFLWVVGPRRVLAELAGADPATYAAGFLAVVAAFYCWSEALGRLLAGVGHDVGGARYRAAFMSGEFAKQVVPMGHSGGPVFVSYAVSRETDTPYEAALAAATVVEFVNVAASMGLAGAGLAVVLLRSDGPVTPLFAALLVGFAVAVVALGGAALVVNSRRALVERLVLRAAGVGRATLGRVSARARSALAADRVGGTFGTYYAAFDRALADRAAVGRAAVFSLAGWALFLAPMYTSFRAIGEPVPYALVVFVVPVLSLVNVVPLPGGLGGFEVALAAVVVALAGLELPAATAGVFLYRLSNYWFVVLLGGVAAAWVSVRLADPPSPLAPTPEPDGASAESATDGE; via the coding sequence ATGCGACGCATCCTCCGGGTCGTCGTCGGCTTCGCCGTCGCGCTCCTCGCGGTCGGCGGGTTCCTCTGGGTCGTCGGGCCGCGGCGCGTCCTCGCCGAACTGGCGGGCGCCGACCCGGCGACCTACGCGGCGGGCTTTCTCGCGGTTGTCGCCGCCTTCTACTGCTGGAGCGAGGCGCTGGGGCGGCTGCTCGCGGGCGTCGGCCACGACGTGGGCGGCGCCCGCTACCGCGCGGCGTTCATGAGCGGCGAGTTCGCGAAACAGGTGGTCCCGATGGGCCACTCCGGCGGTCCGGTCTTCGTCTCCTACGCGGTCAGCCGCGAGACCGACACGCCCTACGAGGCGGCGCTGGCCGCGGCGACGGTCGTTGAGTTTGTCAACGTCGCGGCGTCGATGGGGCTCGCCGGCGCCGGCCTCGCGGTCGTCCTGCTGAGGAGCGACGGGCCGGTCACGCCGCTGTTCGCGGCGCTGCTCGTCGGCTTCGCGGTCGCCGTCGTCGCGCTCGGCGGCGCCGCGCTGGTGGTCAACTCCCGCCGGGCGCTCGTCGAGCGGCTCGTCCTCCGGGCCGCCGGCGTCGGCCGGGCGACCCTGGGACGAGTCTCCGCCCGCGCGCGCTCCGCGCTGGCGGCCGACCGCGTCGGGGGGACCTTCGGCACCTACTACGCGGCGTTCGACCGGGCGCTCGCCGACCGGGCGGCGGTCGGGCGAGCGGCCGTCTTCTCGCTGGCCGGCTGGGCGCTCTTTCTCGCGCCGATGTACACGAGCTTCCGAGCGATCGGCGAGCCCGTGCCCTACGCGCTCGTCGTCTTCGTCGTCCCCGTGTTGAGCCTGGTCAACGTCGTGCCGCTCCCCGGCGGGCTCGGCGGGTTCGAGGTGGCGCTGGCCGCCGTCGTCGTCGCGCTCGCCGGGCTGGAGCTGCCGGCGGCGACGGCCGGCGTCTTCCTCTACCGGCTGTCGAACTACTGGTTCGTCGTCCTGCTGGGCGGGGTCGCCGCGGCCTGGGTCTCGGTCCGCCTCGCCGACCCGCCGAGCCCGCTCGCGCCGACCCCGGAACCCGACGGAGCGTCCGCGGAGTCGGCGACGGACGGCGAGTGA
- a CDS encoding GMP synthase subunit A — MTRIDVIDNHGQFTHLEQRALRDMGVDVELVDNETPPAEIDADGLVLSGGPSIDRIGNCPDYLDLDIPVLGICLGHQVIARELGGEVGEGDYGGYADVTVDVLDDADPLIGSLAPSTRVWASHADEVVRVPEGFARTAESDVCGVEAMSDTDRDLYGVQWHPEVAHTERGEEVFENFLDICE; from the coding sequence ATGACCCGCATCGACGTGATCGACAACCACGGCCAGTTCACCCACCTGGAGCAGCGCGCGCTCCGGGACATGGGCGTGGACGTTGAACTCGTGGACAACGAGACGCCACCGGCGGAGATCGACGCGGACGGGCTCGTCCTCTCGGGCGGCCCCTCGATCGACCGCATCGGCAACTGCCCCGACTACCTCGACCTCGATATCCCGGTCCTCGGTATCTGCCTGGGCCACCAGGTCATCGCCCGCGAACTCGGCGGCGAGGTCGGCGAGGGCGACTACGGCGGCTACGCCGACGTGACCGTCGACGTGCTCGACGACGCGGACCCCCTGATCGGCTCGCTCGCCCCGAGCACCCGCGTCTGGGCGAGCCACGCCGACGAGGTCGTCCGCGTCCCCGAGGGCTTCGCGCGCACCGCCGAGAGCGACGTCTGCGGCGTCGAGGCGATGAGCGACACCGACCGCGACCTGTACGGCGTCCAGTGGCACCCCGAGGTCGCCCACACCGAGCGCGGCGAGGAGGTCTTCGAGAACTTCCTCGACATCTGCGAGTAG